From the genome of Candidatus Paceibacterota bacterium, one region includes:
- the hisB gene encoding imidazoleglycerol-phosphate dehydratase HisB, protein MKLRRAGIRRVTNETRIAVTLNIDGTGKSSIQTGIPFFDHMLTLFARHAVMDLRLRCQGDLDVDAHHTVEDCGIALGQVVVQALGDKKGIRRYGTGFDPRNPFTGEAYLPMDECLARCVIDFGGRPYLVWRGLDAFAHKRLSKAEKRQDMSSAFRFGLAREFFQGFANEARCNLHLELLYGDEPHHIVEALFKAFARATDAACRRDPRMAGRLPTTKGKL, encoded by the coding sequence ATGAAACTCCGACGGGCAGGCATCCGCCGTGTGACCAACGAAACCCGCATCGCGGTCACGTTGAACATTGACGGCACGGGCAAGTCTTCCATCCAAACGGGCATCCCGTTCTTCGACCACATGCTCACCTTGTTCGCCAGGCACGCGGTCATGGACTTGAGGCTCCGTTGCCAAGGGGACCTGGACGTGGACGCGCATCACACGGTGGAAGACTGTGGGATTGCCCTGGGGCAGGTGGTTGTCCAGGCGCTGGGAGACAAGAAGGGGATACGCCGCTACGGGACCGGATTTGACCCGCGCAACCCGTTCACCGGCGAGGCTTACCTGCCGATGGACGAGTGCCTGGCGCGCTGCGTGATTGACTTTGGCGGGCGGCCGTACTTGGTTTGGCGGGGCTTGGATGCGTTCGCCCATAAGCGCCTCAGCAAGGCTGAGAAACGGCAGGACATGTCCAGCGCGTTCCGATTCGGCCTCGCCCGCGAGTTCTTTCAAGGCTTCGCCAATGAAGCCCGCTGCAATCTGCACTTGGAGCTGCTCTACGGCGATGAACCGCACCACATCGTTGAAGCCCTTTTCAAAGCTTTTGCCCGGGCGACAGACGCCGCCTGCCGGCGCGACCCACGGATGGCCGGCCGGCTGCCCACCACCAAGGGAAAGTTGTAG